Below is a window of Spirochaetaceae bacterium DNA.
CTTCATCGCCAGCGGCGGGGCGGGCGCTACTCATGGACATCGCCGGTTCGGAGCCGCCCACAAGAAGCGCGATCGCGTTCCAGGCGGCGAAACCCACACCACATGTGCCGACTGCGCAAGCGTCCTTATCATCTGAGAAGGCAACCTACCCTCAACCGCGTTACGAGTCCAGAAACCGGCCGGTAGCAGCTATGAGTTCCCTGGTTACCGGCTCACTGGCGTGTCCGGCGTTGTCCACCACCAACAGCTCGGCGCGCGGCCAGGCGCGGTGGAGTGTCCAGGCGCTGGCGATCGGCGCCTGGAAGTCGAAGCGGCCGTTCACCCCCTGAGGATGGCTGCGATCAGCCGGTACGGAACACGCCGGATCGAATGAGGCGGCATGAAGGAGCGCGGCTGCGTGACCAGACAGGTCGAGCCGCCTGCACCCCGGGCGGCTCCCGCTTCAAGCCGGGTCGAGAATTTCCCGCGTCGCGGCCTTTTCGACGAATGCGGAGCGGGTCATGCCGCGCATGCGGGCGGCTTCGTCGAGCGTATCGAGGAAGCCCTTCTCCAGGCTCAGGTTGACCCGCACTACCCTTTTCCGATCCCGAACGTAGGGAATCATCATGAGGACCGAGCCATTGGCGATGTCGTCCGCAACTTGCTCGCGCACGGATTCGAGACCCCGCGGAGAAGCAGGCTCGGTGTCCTCGAAGAACAGGCTCAACGCCTCGATCGAGTTGGGGACGATTTCCCCGAACGTGTCTGCGGCCGAGAAACATCCCGGAACCTCGGGAAACCGAACCCCGTAGGCGCTGCCGGGGTCCTTGTCGATGACGGCGACGTAGTGCATGCGTTCCTCCTCAAGTCCAGCCGACCTGCCTTGCGATGCTTCGTGCCGTGCCGAGTGGGAGGTCCTTCTTCGGGTGGGGCACGACCACGGTGATCGCGCCCTTTCTGAACTTGTGGTGCGACCCTTTGATGCTCACCAACTCGAAGCCCTCAGCCTTGAGACGCCTGACAATGTCTCGGCTGTTGCGAAGCATACTCAATTATATACACACGGGCCCGCGTGGCACACCAAGCGTCTGGTTCGCCGCAGCCAACAGGCGCCGGCTCTGTGGCGTCGCCGGCGTGTCTTCGATGTCGCTCGTTGCGAGCGTCGCCGCGGTGTCGCCGTCGTCTCGGTGCCGGCCGGTGGGTTGGCATAGACACGGCGAAGGAATATGGTTACCCATATGAAGACGACCGTAGAGATTCCCGACGCCCTCCTGCAGGAAGCGAAGGAGGTGGCGGCCGCACGCGGCACCACGCTCAAGGAACTGATCGCGACCGGTCTCCACGCGGTCGTGCATGATGCCCGAACCCCGGAGCGCGTCTCCTACCGGCGTCATACCGTCGCCGGCAACGGCTTGCAGCCGGGCGTGAGTGCCGGCAACTGGGAGACCATTCGGTCGCTCGCGTACGAGGGGCACGGCGGATGACCGCGGTCGACACCAACATCCTCATCTACGCGCATCGCGAGGATTCCCCTTTTCACGAGCAGGCCGATCTCGTCATCGAGCGCCTCTTTACCGGGCTCGGCACCTGGGCGATCCCCTGGCCCTGTGTGCACGAGTTCGTCGCCATCACCACGCACCCGCGCATATACGATCCCCCGTCCGCGATGGATGATGCTCTGCAGCAGGTCGACGGTTGGCTGGAATCACCGACGCTTCACCTGATCGGCGAGCAAGGCGTTCGTTCCTGGAGCGCCCTGCGCGCCCTGCTGGCAGGCGGGAAGGCTGTCGGCCCGCGCGTGCACGACGCGCGCATCGCCGCGATCTGTCAGGCGCACGGTGTCGACCCATTGTACACCGCCGATCGCGACTTTTCGCGATTCCCCGCTCTCAAGACACACAATCCGCTGCAGGCATGATCGAGCTGATTCGCCGGCTCAGTGCACCGCTGGCGCCGCTCCCGGTTGCCGGGTGCCTGCCGAGGCTGCGGCCGGCCGGCAGCGAGCGCGGCGTGCTGTTCGACGTCTACGGCACGCTGCTGATCTCGGCGGCCGGCGACATCGGCAGCGGCGCGGCGTCGCGGGAGGCCAGGCACGCGGCCATGGCGGCGGCGCTGAACGACGCCGGCCTCGCCCGCGAGGTACCCCGCGCACGCGACATGGTAGCGGCGCTGGAGGCGGCGGTGGGTGCCGTCCACGCCGAGGCGCGGGCTCGGGGCGTGGCCCATCCGGAGGTGGAGCTGCGCGAACTGTGGCGCGGCTTGCTGCCGGGCACCGGCACGGCCGCGGTGGAGCGTGCCGCGGTCAGCTACGAGTGCCGTACCAACCCGGTGTGGCCGATGCCGGGCGCCGCCGCCGCGGTGACCGCGCTGCAGGCGCGCGGGCCGGTGGGCATCGTGTCCAACGCGCAGTTCTTCACCCCGCCGGTGCTGGCCGCGCTGCTGCCGGAACTGCGCATCGACGCGCGGTTGGCGGTGTGGTCGTTCGCGGAGCGGGAGGCGAAGCCGTCGCCGCGGCTGTTCGCGGCCGCCGCCGCGCGCATGGCGCGCCACTGCCGCCTGCAGCCGCGCGAGATCGTGATGGTGGGCAACGACGTGCGCAATGACCTGCTCGGCGCGCGCGCGGCCGGTCTGCGCACCGCCCTGTTCGCCGGCGACGCCCGCTCCCTGCGCCTGCGCCGCGACGACCCGCGCTGCGCCGCCGTGCACCCCGACCTGGTGCTCACCCACCTGTCGCAACTGCCCCGTGTCTTGGGCCAAGCGCGGCGCCGGCAGGCGGCGGGCTCGGGGCACTAGGGGCGCGGCCATGCGAGCGACGCGTGCCACCATCGACCTGGCCCGCCTGCGCGCCAACCTGGCGGCGGTGGGCGCCCACCTGCGCGCCGCCCGCGGCGGCTCGCAGCCGCCTCCACGGATCTGCCTGGCGGTCAAGGCCAACGCCTACGGTCACGGCGCCGTGCCGGTGGCGCGCGCCGCCCTGCAGGCCGGCGTCAGCGCGTTCGGCGTGGCCACCGTGGACGAGGGGGTGGAACTGCGCGCGGCCGGCATCGAGGCGCCGATCCTGCTGTTCGGCCTGCCGCTGCCCGAGGAGGCGCCCGCGATCGCGGCGGCCGGGCTCACGCCGCTGTGCGGGGACGCCGCCATGGGACGCGACCTGGCACGCGCCGCGGCGGCGGCGGGGCGCACCGTCGACGTGCACCTGAAGATCGACACCGGCATGGCGCGCATCGGCTGCCGCCCGGAGGAGGCGGCGACGGTCGCCGAACAGTTGCGCGGCATGGCGGGCCTGCGCGTCACCGGCCTGTGCACCCACTTCGCCCGCTCTTCCGAAGCCGACCAGGAGTTCTCGCGCGCGCAACTCGCCGCCTTCCACGAGGCGATCGCCGCCATCCCCGACCGCCGCCTGCTGGCCCACCACGCCGCCAACTCCGGCGCCATCGTCGGCCTGCCGGAGTCGCACCTGGACATGGTACGCCTGGGGGTGATCGCCTACGGTTACTATCCGGGCGGCGACCTGCCGCCCACCGTGGCGGTGCAGCCGGTCATGGAACTGGCCACGCGCCTGGCCTACCTGAAGCGGGTGCCCGCCGGCACCGGCATCTCCTACGGTCACACCCATCGCACCGCGGCCGGCACCGTGATCGCCACCCTGCCCGCCGGCTACGCCGACGGCTACCCGCGGCTGCTCTCGAACCGCGCCGAGGTGCTGATTCGCGGCCGCCGCTACCCGGTGGTGGGCCGCATCTGCATGGACCAGTGCCTGGTCGACCTGGGGGCGCGCCACGGCGCCGCCCGCTACGACCGCGCCGTCCTGTTCGGTCCCGACCCGGCCGGCCCCGACGCCGCCGAGCTCGCCGACCGCATCGGCACCATCCCCTACGAAATCACCAGCGCCATCTCCGCCCGCGTCCCCCGCCTCTACCGCGATGGCTGATCCGGGTGTTGCGCGCAGGACGCGCTAATTCTTGGACTTGTCGACCAGGCGTTCCCTGGCGATCCAGGGCATCATGGAGCGCAGCTTGGCGCCGACTTCCTCGAGCTGGTGGCCGGCGTGGTCGGAGCGCATCTTCAGGAAGCCTTCGCGGCCGGCGCGGTTCTCGTCCATCCAGCGGCGCGCGAAGCTGCCGTCCTGGATCTCCGCCAGGATCTTCTTCATCTCGCCCTTGATGCGGGCGTCGATCAGGCGCTCGCCGGACACGTAGTCGCCGAACTCGGCGGTGTCCGACACCGAGTAGCGCATCAGCGACATGCCGCCCTCGTAGATAAGGTCGACGATCAGCTTCACCTCGTGGATGGTCTCGAAGTAGGCCATCTCCGGGGCGTAGCCCGCCTCGATCAGCGTCTCGTAGCCGGCCTGCATCAGGTGGGTCAGGCCGCCGCACAGCACCGACTGTTCGCCGAACAGGTCGGTCTCGGTCTCCTCGCGGAAGTTGGTCTCGATGACCCCGGCGCGTGCGCCGCCGATTGCCGCGGCGTACGCCAGGGCCAGGTTCTTGCCGCCGCCGGATGCGTCGTTGGCCACCGCCACCAGGCACGGCACGCCGTAGCCGAGTTCATACTGGCGGCGCACGGTGTGACCGGGCCCCTTGGGGGCGACCATGGTCACGTCCACGTCGGCGTCCGGCTCGATCAGCCCGAAATGGATGTTGAAGCCGTGGGCGAACATCAGGTTGTTGCCGGCCGCCAGACCCGGCTTGATGTCGCGCTCGTAGATCTCCGCCTGCAGGTGATCCGGCACCAGCACCATGATCGCGTCGGCCCAGGCCGCGGCGGCGGCCGTCTCCAGCACCGGTATGCCGGTTTCCTTGACCTTGGCCGCGCTGGCGCTGTCGGGACGCAGCCCGACAGCCACTTCCACGCCCGAGTCGCGCAGGTTGTTGGCGTGCGCAAAGCCCTGACTGCCGTATCCGATCACCGCCACTTTCTTGCCGGCGATCCACTGGCGCTCGATGTCGTCCTCGTAGTAGACCTGCATGATTCCTCCCGTTTTCGGTAGCCGGAGCATACCGGGAACGGCCGCCGCGTGCTATACTTCTCATCGTGGGAGAGGACCTTGGAACCCGCTGACGTGCCGTCCGAGGAGATCACCGCAGCGCTCGAACGCATGGTGGCCACGGTACGGGAGCGCGAAGATCCCGTCGAACTCAAGGAATACCGCGCGCTGTTCAAGAAACACGTGCCCTTCAACCTGCGCGGATACGTGACGGCGTACATGGTGAAGGAACTTGCCCGAGCCGGCGCCCGGCCGGACCGGACCGCGGATGGGCGGCGCGGCGAGCAACGCCGTCGGTCACGCCGGGAGCCGGAGCCGGCCGCCGCCACGCCGCGCGCCCGGCCGCGCCGGGAAGCCGAGCCCGCCGCCGGCCTGCGCCGGCTGTTCGTCAGCATCGGGCGCAACCGGCGCGTGCAGCCCGACGACCTGGCCGAGCTGATCAGTGGTTCGGTGGCCGTGGACCGGTCCGAACTGGGCGAGATCAAGGTCCTGGACAGCTACTCGTTCGTCGAGGTGCCCGAGGCGGTCGCGCAGGACACCATCTCCGCTCTTTCCGGCACCAGCTTCAAGGGACGGCGAATCACGGTCGATTTCGCCCGCGCCAAGAACTGAGCAACCCTAGCCCCCATAGCCAGCACTGCGCCGGTGACTCGCCGCCGGGGTGGCCGCCCGCGGACGGCGCCGGCGTGTGGCCGCAGGCCGACTTGGCGCGGCTGGCGCCGATGTTGCAGCGGGCGCCGCGCACGGAACTGGAGATCGGCAGCGGCAACGGCAACTTTCTCGCCGCGCACAGCGCCACCCACCGCGACACGCTGGTGATCGGCACCGAATTGAAGCTGGAGCGGTGCCGCAAGAGCGCCCGCAAGCTGGCCGCGGCCGGCGCCGGCAATGGTGTCATCGTGCATGGCCGCGCCGAACAGGTGATCGGCTGGCTGCCGGCGCAGAGTCTCGATGCCGTGCACATCTACTTCCCCGATCCGTGGCCGAAGCGGCGCCACCGCAAGCGGCGGCTGCTGCGCGCCGACACGGTGGCGCGCCTGACGCGGCTGCTGCGCCTCGGCGGACGTCTCCACCTGGTGACCGATTTCTTCGACTACTACCTGCAGGCGGTCGTACTGCTGCTGCTGCACCCCGATCTGGAGGTGGATCGCGATCCCGCCCTGCTGCCCGACGCGGCCACGCTGTCGCGCTACGGACCGCGCCTGGAGGCGCTCGGCAAGAGCCTCCTGTGCGCCACCGCCCGCCGGCACGATGCCGTGCACCGGCACGATTCAGTGCACCGGCACGATGCCGTGCACCGGCACGATTCCGTGCACGGGAACACCGGCGGCTAGCGCCGCGGCCAACGGGACATCAGCGGTTGCGGCGTTCCTCCGAGGACTGGCAGCCGATGCACAGCAGCGCGTAGGGGATCGCTTCCAGCCGTTCGCGGGGAATCCGCGACCCGCACTTCATGCATACCCCGTAGTGGCCGTTGGGAATACGCGCCAGGGCCGACTCGATCAGGTTGAGCCGGCGCATTTCCTGGGCGCCGAGCGCCTCCAGCGTCTTGCGGTCGACATCCTCGGCGGCAACATCCACCAGGTCCTTGGGATCCATATCCTCCCACAGTTCGCGGAACTCCGCGTCTTCCTGGGCCAGATGCGTGAGTATGTCTTTTTTCAGTGCGGTCAACCGCTGCCGCATAGATTCGGTGAACGCCTTTTCCAAGCCTGTCGACTCCCTGCCAGAACGCCGCACCGCCAGCCGGCCGGGCCAAGCTGCGCGGGCTGCGCAGGCTGCGCATGTATGGTGAATTATCGATCCCTTGTCAAGCTTCGTGAGCGGCCGAGGGTCAGTTTTGCGGCGGTGGCGGCGGTGACGGCGAGTGGCGGCGGGCATTTGGTTGACAAAAGCCCCTAGCGGGGAAATCATCACCGGCGAAAGGAGTTTTCTTGGCCAAAGAAGAGGCGATCGAGATTCAGGGCACGGTCAGAGAATCGTTACCCAATACCATGTTCCGCGTCGAGTTGCAGAACGGGCACCGGGTGCTTGCTCACCTGTCCGGAAAGATGCGCCGCCACTACATTCGCATCGTGCCCGGTGACCGGGTCCGGGTGGCGCTGTCCCCCTACGACCTCACTCGGGGTCGCATTATCTACCGCGAGCACTGACGGACCGCACCGGGCCGATGGTGACACCGCGCGGCCGGACGCGGACGCAGACGGAATGAGCGGCCGGCGGCGTGGGGTATTTCCCACGGGCGCGCGCCCGGTGCGGCCATCTCCCGATTCCTGCGCCGTGCGCGCGCCGCCCGGTGCCGGCGCTTGGCGCGGCGCTTCCCGGCCCGCGCGCGATCAGTAACCGCCGGCGGCGCCGGGCTGCGGCAGCGCCGGGATCGTCGTCTGCAGTGCGCGCAACTGCTTGAAGAGCTCCGACTCGGTTCCGTCGTCCGGCGTCGTGACCGCCGCGGGCGACGCCCGCGTCTGCCCGGCGTGCATCCGGCGCAGCGCCAGCTCGAGGTTCACTCTGGCATCCATCGACTCCGGGCCAAGCGCCAACGCATCGCGGAAGTGCAGCGCCGCCTCCCGGTAGCGGCCCGCCCGGTAGTGGGCATGGCCAAGGTTGAACGCCACCCGGCGGCGCAGTTCCGGATGCACGTCCGCAGGGATGCGCTGCAACAGATCCAACCCCGCATCGGTTTCGCCCACGGCCAGCCGCGCGTTCGCGAGATTGTAGGCCGCCACCTGCGACCCGGCGCGCACGGCGCCGCGGTAGTGGCGGATCGCGCGTGCCAGGTCTCCACGCGCGAAGTCGTAGTTGCCCTCCAGGACGGCGACCCGCGGCTGCCGCCCGCCCGCGGCCAGCAGAAACAGCAGCGCCAGCAGCAGCGCCGACGCCGTGCTCAGAACGTAGCGCGCCATCGTATCGTTCGCACCGCGGCGCAACCGGCCAGCGCCAGCAACGCCGCCAGTGCCAGGACCGCGTACCGCGGGCGGCGCGCCGTGGTCCGATTCGCCGCCGGCGCGGCCGGCAGGCTTGCCAGGTACGCGCGCGCCTCCGCCATGGTGCGCGGCAGCAGTGGGTCTGCGAGCACGCCGCCGCTCAAGCGCGCGATCTCCCGCATTGCGCGCTGGTCGCGCGCCGACCGCTCGCCGCCGGAAGCCGGGACCGGCGCCCCGGCCGCCGTGCCCACCGGCACGGTCACGATCGCCACGCCGCCGTGGCCGGCCCGCCGTGCCATCGGCAGCGGATCGCCGGCGCTGCTCTCGCCGTCCGACACCAGAACCACGGTGCGCACCGCGCCCGGCCTGCCCGGCAGCTCGAAGCCGGCGTAGCGTAGCGCCGCGGCGATCTGCGACCCGCCAAGCGCCGGCGCCTGGTCGTGCAGCGCGGCAAGCTGCTGCCGCAAGGCGTGGCGGTCGTCCGTGAACGGCAACAGCAGGTGGCCGGTGTCGCTGAATCCCACCACCGCAATTGCCACGGCGGGCAGCGCCTCCACCAGTTCGCCGGCCGCCGCCAGCCCGTGCTGCAGCCGGCTCGGCGCCACGTCCGCGACCGCCATGCTGCGCGACAGGTCGATCAGGAGCACCACCTCGCTGCCGTTCGGCGGCGGCGCCGGCGGGCCCGCTCCCCAGCGCGGGCCGGCGGCGCCCAGGATGACGCACGCCACCGCCACGCACGTCAGCGCTCCGTCGGCGCTCCGCTTGAAACGCAGCACCGCGTCCGGCGCCGGGTGCGCCGCCGGCAGCGACGCCACGCGGCGCAGGGCATGCAGGTCGCGGCGCGCGCGGCGGGCGGCATACCCCAGCGCCGCCGCCAGCGGCGCCAGCACGGCGAGCAGCAGCAGCACGCCCGGCTGGTCAATGGTGATCGCGCCAAACAGGGTCAGCATCCGCGCACCGCTCCTTTAGAACAGCTCCGCGAGCACCACGCGGCGCAGCGCCACGTCGAGCAGCAACACGCACAGCGCGGCGAGCAGCAGCGCTCGGTGATGCGGGCGGCGCGAGACCTGTCCCCGGGTGTGGCGATCGACCCGTTCCAGGGCATCGATCTCGCGGAACACCGCGGCCAGCACCCCCGGCTCGTCGGCGGCAAACGACCGCCCGCCGGTGATTTGGGCCACCCGCTCCAGCAGAGCGGGGTCGAAGCGGCCACGATAGCGGCCGCGCTGCGTCAGCCCGGTGCGCGGGTCGGTGATTTCGATCACCGCGTCGCCGGCGCCGCCAATGCCGACGGTGTAAATGCGCACGCCGCGCGCGGCGGCCAGCGCCGCGGCGGCCTCCGGTGTCAGCTCGCCGGCGTTGTTGTCGCCGTCGGTCAGCAACACAATCACCCGGCCCGGCGCCGCGCTGTCCTGCAGGTGCAGCAGGGCCACCGCGATGCCCATGCCGATGGCGGTAGTGTCGCCGAGCGTAGGCACGGCCATCCGATCGAGGGCGGCGTGCAGGGCGGCCCGGTCGAGGGTCTTGGCAACCCGCAGCACCGCGCGGTCGCTGAAGCTCACCAGGCCGATGGCGTCGTTGCCGCGGCCGGCCACGAAGTCGCGAATGACCCGGACCGCGGCGTCCAGGCGGCGGGCGCCGCCCAGGTCGCGGGCCGCCATGCTCGGCGACTCGTCGAGCACGATCATCAGGTCGAGTCCGGGGCTCAGGTGCACGTCGTCCCGGTGCACGCGCGCCGGGCCGGCAGCGGCGACAATCAACAGCGCAGCCGCCAGCCAGAACGGGGCGCGGGCGGCAACGGCGAGCAGTTGATCCGCGCCGCGGCGGACGAGCGGCGTGGCGCCCCAGCGGTGCAGCGGTACGCGCAGCACGCCGCCGCGGCCCGGCCGGAAGTAAACCAGGTAGACGGCCGGTGGCAGCAACAGCAGCGCGCCGAGCAGCAGCGGCTGCTCAAAGCTCCACATCGCTTGCTCCTCGCCGGCGCGCGGCGCGTTCCTCGAGGACCGCGTCGATCGCCCGTGCCAGCGTCACCAGTTGTCGTGCCGCGGCGTGCATCTCCCCGGCGGCGGCGGCGCCTGCGCCGGAGAACTTCACCCGGTCGGCTGCCTCCAGAATCGCGGTCAGGTCCGACGCCAGGCCGTGCGGCAGCCCCTGTTCGGGGAGCGCCGCGCGCAACTCGCGGACGGTCAGGGCGTGTGCGGGAAGCGCCAGCCGATCGGTGAGGTAGCCGCGCGCCAACCGCGCCAGGCGCGCGTAGAACGAAACCGGATCGCCCGCCGCGTTGGCGCTGCCGGCGCCATCGACGCCATCGAGATCGCCCGCCTGCAGGCGCTGCACGGCGCGTTCAAGCAACATGCGCGGCCGCGTGCGCGCGCGGCGGGCGCGGAGCCGGCGCCCGCCGCCTGCCAGCAGCAGCACGCCGCTGACCAGCGGGTAGGGCACGACCAGCACCGCCAGCGCACCGCCGGCCAGGAGCGCCGCGGTACCGGGGATCGCCATCTGTGGCGCCGGCGGACGCAGCGCCGGCGGCGCCTCGCCGTAACGCGGCAGCACCGAGGTGGTGAGAAAGCCGATCCCGGTCAGTTGCAACGGGCCCACGTCGATCGGCGGCAGCTCGCCGACACCGGGCCGGTAGCTGGTAAACCGCACGCGCACCTCCCAGTTCCCGTCGGTGCGCGCCAGCACTTCCACGTCGTGCACCGACAACCAGTCGTCGCCGGCAACCGTGTCCGGTGCGGTGAGATCCGTGTCGCCGTGCACGACGATGCGCGCCACGACCAGGTCGCCGGCCACGAACCGCGCCGGCTCGAACCGCACCTCCCGCACCCGCTCCGTTTCCACACCGGCTTCCGCCGCCCCGGCGCCGCCCTCCTCGGCGGCGGCCGGCGCCAGACCGCACCACGCCGTGGCCAGCAGAGTCAACCAAGCCCTGCCGCGCCGGCACAGGCGCGCGCCGGGACGGACAGCCCGGCGGCCACGGTGCCACCTCCTCGCACGGGCGCGCGGTCGGGAGCGCGGGCGCCGGGCGCGCGGGGGCGCCAGTGCGGGCAGGCCTGTCAGCACGGTGCGCCGCGCCTGCCGCGGCCGCGGCGGCGAAAGAACGCCGCCAGGGCGGCACCGGGATCTTCGCCGGTGGTGATCTCCAGCAGGTCGACGCCGTGACCGCGGCAGCCGGCACGGATCTCGCCGTAGTGATCCTGCCAATAGGCGGCATAGGCGGCGCGGAACCGCCGCGACCGGCCTGCGGCCCAGGACACCCGCCCCGACTCCGCATCCTGCACCTCCACCCGGCCCGTCGCCGGAAACTCGCCGTCGGCGGCATCGGCTACGCGCACCGCGACCACCTCGTGGCGGCGGCGCAACAGCGCGAGCTGCGGCCAGAAGCCGGTGGTCCTGAAATCGGACACCAGCACGCAGGTGGCGCGCCGGTGCAGCACTCCCGCGACGCCGCGCAGCGCGCCGGCGAGGTCGGAGCCGCGCCCGGCCGGTGCCATGGCCAAGACCTCGCCGGCGATGCGCAACGGATGGCCGCGCCCGCGCCGTGCCGGCAACCAGCGTTCGCGGCGGTCGGAAAACAGGTACGCGCTTACCGGGTCGCCGGCGAGGTGCGCGGCGTGGGCCAGAATGGCGACAATCCACGCGGCCAGTTCGCGGCGGGAGCCGTCTCCACTCAACAGCGACCCGGACACGTCCACCACCAGCACCAGGTTCAGCTCCCGCTCCTCGCGAAACACCTTGGTGAACGGGCTGCCGATGCGCGAGGTCACGTTCCAGTCGATCAACCGTGCATCGTCGCCGACCGTATACTCCCGCACCTCGTGGAACTCCATGCCTTCGCCGCGGTACACGCTTCGGTGTCCGCCCGCCTGCAGACTCGCTACCGTCTGCCGGGCGAGCAGATCCAGCCGGCGCGCCTGTGCGGCGATCGTGCCCGCCGACACCTGGCTACGGCACCTCCACGTGAGCGAGCAGCGCTTCGATCACCTGTTCGGCCGTGATTCCCTCCGACTCGCCCTCGTAGCTCAACACCAGGCGGTGCCGCAGCACGTCGGGCGCCACCCCCTTGACGTCTTCGGGGACGACGAACGGGCGGCCCGCGAACAGGGCCGCGATCTTCGCGCAGCGGTACAGGTAGATCGACGCGCGCGGCGATGCGCCGTGTTCGACGAAGCGAAGAAAGTCCGGTTGCGGCGCCGCCCCGTTCTCGCCACCGGCGGCGCCGGGCGCCGGGCGCGTGGCGCGCATCAGGGTCACGACGTACTCTTCGATGCGGCGGTCGACCCGCGTGCGCGCCGCACTCGCGCGCAGGCCGGCGATGGCACGCCGGTCGAGCAGCGGGCGCAGCGCCGCGGGCTGCTCGTCGCCGACCAGCCGCAGCACTTCCAACTCCTCCTCGAATGCGGGGTACGGGACGCGCAGCTTGAACAGAAACCGGTCGAGCTGCGCCTCCGGCAGCGGATAGGTGCCCTGCTGCTCGAGCGGGTTCTGGGTCGCCAGCACCAGGAACGGTTCGTCCAGCGGGTGGGTCTCGGTGCCGAGCGTGACCTGGCGCTCCTCCATCGCCTCCAGCAGCGCGGACTGCACCTTGGCGGGCGCACGGTTGATCTCGTCCGCCAGTACCAGGTGCGCGAAGATCGGCCCCTTGCGCGCCACGAACTCACCGCTGTTCGGCCGGTACACCATGGTGCCGATCACGTCGGCCGGGAGCAGGTCGGGCGTGAACTGCAGGCGCCGGAAACTGACGTCCGTGACCTCCGCGAGCGCCTTCACCGCGCGCGTCTTGGCCAGCCCCGGCATCCCTTCGAGCAGCACGTGCCCGCCGGCGAGCAGCGCCATCATCATGCCCCGCACCATCGATCGCTGGCCGACGATGCGCTTGCCCACCTCGGCGAAGCAGGCATCGAGCAGGCGTCCCTGCTCGGCCGTCTGCTCGGCCGGGTGACCATTTGCCCGCTCGCCCGGCCGCGCCGCCGGCTCAACTCCGGTAGTCTGCATTCTCGCGGACATACTCGTAGCCGAGGTCGGAGG
It encodes the following:
- a CDS encoding VWA domain-containing protein; this encodes MWSFEQPLLLGALLLLPPAVYLVYFRPGRGGVLRVPLHRWGATPLVRRGADQLLAVAARAPFWLAAALLIVAAAGPARVHRDDVHLSPGLDLMIVLDESPSMAARDLGGARRLDAAVRVIRDFVAGRGNDAIGLVSFSDRAVLRVAKTLDRAALHAALDRMAVPTLGDTTAIGMGIAVALLHLQDSAAPGRVIVLLTDGDNNAGELTPEAAAALAAARGVRIYTVGIGGAGDAVIEITDPRTGLTQRGRYRGRFDPALLERVAQITGGRSFAADEPGVLAAVFREIDALERVDRHTRGQVSRRPHHRALLLAALCVLLLDVALRRVVLAELF
- a CDS encoding DUF58 domain-containing protein — its product is MSAGTIAAQARRLDLLARQTVASLQAGGHRSVYRGEGMEFHEVREYTVGDDARLIDWNVTSRIGSPFTKVFREERELNLVLVVDVSGSLLSGDGSRRELAAWIVAILAHAAHLAGDPVSAYLFSDRRERWLPARRGRGHPLRIAGEVLAMAPAGRGSDLAGALRGVAGVLHRRATCVLVSDFRTTGFWPQLALLRRRHEVVAVRVADAADGEFPATGRVEVQDAESGRVSWAAGRSRRFRAAYAAYWQDHYGEIRAGCRGHGVDLLEITTGEDPGAALAAFFRRRGRGRRGAPC
- a CDS encoding AAA family ATPase, with translation MQTTGVEPAARPGERANGHPAEQTAEQGRLLDACFAEVGKRIVGQRSMVRGMMMALLAGGHVLLEGMPGLAKTRAVKALAEVTDVSFRRLQFTPDLLPADVIGTMVYRPNSGEFVARKGPIFAHLVLADEINRAPAKVQSALLEAMEERQVTLGTETHPLDEPFLVLATQNPLEQQGTYPLPEAQLDRFLFKLRVPYPAFEEELEVLRLVGDEQPAALRPLLDRRAIAGLRASAARTRVDRRIEEYVVTLMRATRPAPGAAGGENGAAPQPDFLRFVEHGASPRASIYLYRCAKIAALFAGRPFVVPEDVKGVAPDVLRHRLVLSYEGESEGITAEQVIEALLAHVEVP